The Cloeon dipterum chromosome 3, ieCloDipt1.1, whole genome shotgun sequence genome includes a region encoding these proteins:
- the LOC135939325 gene encoding cytochrome P450 9e2-like, with product MDALLVTLALAGVLLAVLYYLSVRNFGYWKKRGVPFIKPLPLIGSQLSVLALREHIGDYFDRYARKYKGQRFVGFFQGNTPALIVMDPELVKAIIVKDFSHFVDHAFEVSEESDPMQSRNLFNMRGQKWREMRNKLSPTFTSGKMKGMYPLVEECAKNVESFIRQHQNENIDIKDLLARFTTDVIGSCAFGVSIDSVYEPHNQFRAMGKRMLEVDFIQGMKNAFIIVFLPELAKLFKFKFFPEEVNDFFRNLVKQIVSQRTKTGNMRKDFMQLLIQLKQLGKLKQDDEVEKSEHEGWAAVQTDYKLTDDDIVAQALVFFFAGFETSSSNMTFAMLELARYPDVQQKARDNIEEVLQRHNGQMSYQALQEMTFLDWIMLESLRMYPPVTVINRVCTKNYKIPDTDLTLEKGDLVMIPNRALQNDPDYFENPEVFDPERFRDEERNHKNQFVFLPFGEGPRQCIGMRFAKMQSKLGLYTILRNFEIVSSPKTVYPPKWDPKQFLLVAKDDIFVQLKAL from the exons ATGGACGCTCTTTTGGTGACGCTGGCGTTGGCTGGCGTATTGCTGGCCGTCCTTTACTACCTCAGCGTGCGAAACTTTGGCTACTGGAAGAAACGAGGGGTGCCGTTCATAAAGCCACTGCCGCTGATCGGATCGCAGTTGTCGGTCCTTGCCCTCCGTGAGCACATTGGCGATTATTTCGACCGCTATGCCCGAAAGTACAAGGGCCAAAGGTTCGTCGGCTTCTTTCAg GGGAACACGCCGGCCCTGATCGTCATGGACCCTGAGTTAGTTAAAGCAATCATCGTCAAGGACTTTTCGCATTTTGTCGATCATGCTTTTGAG GTTTCAGAGGAATCCGATCCAATGCAGTCAAGAAATTTGTTCAACATGAGGGGACAAAAATGGCGAGAAATGCGGAACAAACTGTCGCCGACCTTCACCTCGGGCAAAATGAAGGGAATGTATCCTTTGGTTGAGGAATGTGCCAAAAACGTCGAAAGCTTCATCCGCCAGCACCAAAacgaaaatattgatattaaa GATTTACTTGCTCGGTTTACAACTGATGTTATTGGCTCTTGTGCCTTCGGAGTGTCAATCGACTCGGTGTATGAACCGCACAACCAGTTCAGGGCGATGGGTAAAAGAATGCTTGAAGTAGATTTCATACAAGGAATGAAAAATGCGTTCATTATTGTGTTCTTGCCTGAG CTCGCCAAGTTGTTCAAATTCAAGTTCTTCCCTGAGGAAGTGAACGACTTCTTCCGGAACTTAGTCAAACAAATCGTCAGTCAGAGGACAAAGACTGGCAACATGCGCAAGGACTTCATGCAACTGCTGATTCAGCTTAAGCAACTCGGAAAACTGAAACAGGACGATGAAGTGGAAAAGTCAGAGCATGAGGGCTGGGCAGCTGTGCAGACAGACTata AGCTGACAGATGACGACATCGTGGCGCAAGCCCTTGTGTTTTTCTTCGCCGGCTTCGAGACGAGCTCGTCCAACATGACCTTTGCCATGTTGGAGCTGGCGCGCTACCCTGACGTGCAGCAAAAGGCGCGCGATAACATCGAGGAGGTGCTGCAACGGCACAACGGTCAAATGAGCTACCAGGCGCTGCAGGAGATGACCTTCCTCGACTGGATCATGCTCG agtCGCTGCGAATGTATCCACCGGTTACTGTCATCAACAGGGTGTGCACCAAGAACTACAAAATCCCTGATACTGACCTTACCCTGGAGAAGGGTGATTTGGTCATGATTCCTAACAGGGCATTGCAGAACGACCCTGACTACTTTGAAAATCCTGAAGTTTTCGACCCTGAGCGATTCCGCGATGAGGAGAGAAACCACAAAAACCAATTCGTCTTTCTGCCTTTCGGCGAGGGACCGCGTCAGTGCATTG GGATGCGATTTGCCAAAATGCAGTCCAAGTTGGGCTTGTACACAATTCTGCGCAACTTTGAAATTGTGTCCAGTCCCAAAACCGTTTACCCGCCAAAGTGGGACCCAAAGCAATTCTTACTTGTTGCTAAAGACGACATCTTCGTTCAACTGAAGGCCCTCTAA
- the LOC135938386 gene encoding uncharacterized protein LOC135938386: MDAFTVGLALVFLLLVYKFGTRNHGHWHRKGVESVGAVPFFGSLWPVLSLREHMSDFFSRHYNEHKGKKILGYYQGNTPGLLVLDPELIKSIFITDFPHFVDHGFEVDPDIDPMQSRNLFNMGGHRWKKMRHTLSPTFTSGRIKAMFPLVHECCDTFENYLKRHQHQDLNIKDLLARFTTDVIASCAFGLTVNSVENPNDAFREMGRKLFENDFVRGMKNTCIFFLPSVAKIFKFSFLTHEMNTFYRSLVRDVIEKRTESGNTRKDFMQLLIQLKEKGKLGSIDGESEENYESAETLKLTDDDIVAQVVVFFVGGFETSSSALTFALMELARHPEVQQKARHNIAEVLKRHGGEMSYQALQEMTYLDKIFQEALRMYPPVPFLNRVCTKNYTIPQTNVFLEKGTVLLIPTRALQNDPQYFEDPDIFNPDRFNDENSVKNKNLLLAFGDGPRQCIGIRFAKMQSKLGLFAILRHFEVLQPSKTVYPPVIDQKQFFLSAKDEICIQLKEILSVQTELQAKMDAFSVALVVIFILLVYKFSTRNHGYWRRHGVESVDAVPFVGCLWPMLSLREHMSDLFSRLYYENKGKRFVGYYQGNTPGLLVLDPELIKSIVISDFSHFVDHGFEVDPHNDPMQSRNLFNMSGQQWKEMRNLLSPTFTSGRIKAMFPLVYECAGNFEKYLRRHQNQDLDIKDLLARFTTDIIGSCAFGLSVNSLENPNDKFREMGRKVFEVDFIQGIKINCIFFAPSVARFFRFSFFSQELSNFFRNLVKDIIEERLKSGNTRKDFMQLLIQLKMGQLSSIDGESEEMNGSASTLKLTDDDIVAQAVVFFIGGFETSATTLSFALMEIARNPEVQQKARDNIEEVLKRHGGEVTYQAIQEMIYLDDIVQEALRMYPPVGNLNRVCTKNYNIPGTKVFLEKGTLLVIPNRALQTDPEYFEDPQKFNPDRFTDEKSIKNKSLLLAFGDGPRHCIGMRFAKLQSKLGLFAVLRHFEVLESPKTVYPPVIDPRQFVLTSKDNIYVKLREIQK, from the exons TTACCGACTTCCCACACTTCGTCGATCATGGCTTTGAG GTCGATCCAGACATCGACCCGATGCAGTCACGCAATTTGTTTAACATGGGCGGGCACAGGTGGAAGAAAATGCGCCACACATTGTCACCAACCTTTACCTCAGGAAGGATCAAGGCAATGTTCCCACTCGTGCATGAATGCTGtgatacatttgaaaattatttgaaacgcCACCAGCATCAGGATTTGAATATTAAG gaTTTGCTCGCGAGATTCACCACCGACGTGATAGCATCTTGCGCTTTTGGTCTTACTGTTAATTCAGTTGAAAATCCAAATGATGCGTTCAGAGAAATGGGGAGAAAACTGTTTGAAAACGACTTTGTCCGTGGGATGAAGAACACttgcattttctttcttccAAGC GTGGcgaaaatctttaaatttagtttcctTACTCATGAGATGAACACATTCTACCGCAGCCTAGTAAGGGATGTTATTGAAAAGAGAACAGAATCAGGAAACACGCGAAAGGATTTTATGCAGCTGTTGATTCAgttgaaagaaaaaggaaaattaggaTCAATCGATGGTGAATCTGAGGAAAATTACGAATCTGCAGAAACtctca AATTAACAGACGACGACATTGTGGCCCAAGTGGTTGTGTTTTTCGTTGGGGGCTTTGAGACGTCTTCGTCGGCCTTAACCTTTGCGCTAATGGAGCTAGCCCGGCATCCAGAAGTGCAACAAAAAGCTCGACATAATATTGCCGAAGTTTTGAAACGTCACGGTGGCGAAATGAGTTACCAAGCACTGCAAGAGATGACCTACCTCGATAAAATCTTTCAAG AGGCTCTTAGGATGTATCCCCCGGTTCCATTTTTGAATAGGGTTTGCACGAAAAACTATACCATTCCTCAAACAAATGTGTTTTTGGAGAAAGGAACGGTTTTACTGATTCCAACTCGAGCCCTTCAAAACGACCCTCAGTATTTCGAGGACCCTGATATTTTCAACCCTGACCGATTCAACGACGAAAACTCggtcaaaaacaaaaacttgctTCTGGCCTTTGGTGACGGACCGCGCCAGTGCATAG GCAttcgatttgcaaaaatgcagtCCAAGCTGGGATTGTTTGCCATCCTACGCCACTTTGAGGTTCTGCAACCATCCAAGACTGTGTATCCACCAGTGATTGATCAAAAGCAATTCTTTCTGTCCGCaaaagatgaaatttgcatccaattaaaagaaata TTGTCAGTGCAAACAGAACTTCAAGCTAAGATGGACGCATTCTCGGTGGCACTGgtggtaatttttatattgctaGTATACAAATTCAGCACCCGCAACCACGGCTATTGGCGCCGCCATGGAGTGGAAAGCGTCGATGCGGTGCCGTTTGTCGGTTGCCTCTGGCCCATGCTGTCATTACGGGAGCACATGTCTGACCTTTTCAGCCGACTCTACTATGAAAACAAGGGCAAAAGGTTCGTCGGTTACTATCAG GGAAATACTCCGGGGCTGCTAGTTCTGGACCCTGAACTCATCAAGTCGATCGTCATTAGTGATTTCTCCCATTTCGTTGACCATGGATTCGAA GTTGACCCGCACAACGATCCAATGCAGTCTCGCAACTTGTTTAACATGAGCGGCCAGCAGTGGAAGGAAATGCGCAACTTGCTGTCCCCGACCTTCACCTCAGGAAGGATCAAGGCTATGTTCCCACTTGTATACGAATGTGCTGGcaactttgaaaaatacttGAGACGCCACCAAAACCAGGATTTGGATATAAAG gATTTACTTGCCAGATTTACCACTGATATTATTGGGTCTTGTGCTTTTGGCCTTTCGGTGAATTCTCTTGAAAATCCAAACGACAAGTTTAGAGAAATGGGAAGAAAGGTGTTTGAAGTGGACTTCATACAgggaatcaaaatcaactGCATTTTCTTTGCTCCCAGC GTTGCCAGGTTTTTCAGGTTCAGCTTCTTCAGCCAAGAACTTAGTAATTTCTTCCGCAATCTCGTGAAAGATATAATAGAGGAAAGGTTAAAATCAGGAAACACAAGAAAGGACTTCATGCAACTACTGATACAGTTGAAAATGGGCCAACTGAGCTCAATCGACGGCGAATCAGAGGAAATGAACGGATCTGCGTCTACCCTCA AGTTGACGGACGACGACATTGTGGCACAGGCGGTTGTATTTTTCATCGGTGGTTTTGAGACGTCTGCTACGACCTTGAGTTTCGCATTGATGGAAATTGCACGTAATCCAGAAGTGCAACAGAAGGCTCGAGATAATATTGAAGAGGTTTTAAAACGTCATGGAGGCGAAGTAACGTACCAAGCCATACAAGAGATGATCTACCTTGATGATATAGTTCAAG aggCTCTTCGAATGTATCCCCCGGTCGGAAATTTAAACCGAGTCTGCACGAAAAACTATAATATTCCCGGGACGAAAGTGTTTTTGGAGAAAGGCACACTTTTGGTGATCCCAAACCGCGCCCTACAAACCGACCCTGAGTACTTCGAGGAcccacaaaaatttaaccctGACCGATTCACCGACGAAAAATCGatcaaaaacaaaagcttGCTACTGGCCTTTGGAGACGGACCGCGCCATTGTATTG GAATGCGTTTCGCCAAGTTGCAATCCAAACTTGGATTATTTGCAGTTCTGCGTCACTTTGAAGTTCTGGAATCGCCCAAGACTGTCTATCCCCCCGTGATAGATCCAAGGCAATTTGTCCTGACTTCGAAAGATAACATTTACGTCAAGCTCAGAGAAATCCAGAAATAA